AATATTAAACTCTTTAAAGTTCTCATGCATTTACGTCAAAGGTGAGCAGAAAAAACAGCTGCTTACAGAATTTATACCTCAAGTCGCACTAATCAACATCGAAGACCTTGGATGCCCACGTTTGGACCAATTATGTGACGATGAAACTCTACCttgttgtatttttcatatggaatttaatccaaaacaatgtacattctataaagtatttgctataaggaaatggtttataaataattcttaaaaaattgtgaatgtatacattttatttaataaacataattatattttaacattgtttttttaatttatatactaacatatatacatacatttatatatatgttaacaTTTACAAggctaattaaatatattggcTTCCATCTAcctgaaacagaaaaaacatggttataaacatttatacaggaaaaaaatattacaagaaaACATTGTAAACTATCTTACATATCTAGCAAAAGCATACTGATACGGTATagagtatttacaaattatacaaaatgaaaattatacatttacatggatatttacaaagtatacattataaaggtggtaaaataaaaaaatattacaagaaaaaacattttaaactaactTATATATCTAACAAAAGCATACTGATACGGTATATTTACatagtatttacaaattatacaatataaaaataaaaattatacatttacatacaaagtatacattataaaggtgttaatactacaaatttatacactaatctaatattttataaaaatatttacaaattacacaataatctattatcaagtatttacattatataacaattaatagaataatatttacaagttatttacaataatcaatatataacaaaacaataaaactatataacaaaaaaaataagtaaaactaTTTAGTTGTGTAACAAAGAAGCTCCCTCATAAACTCTTTATCCAGTTTACTCCATCGTCGCCCTATGTCATCTACCTCATAGTCGAGTTCAGACCATTCATCCTCGGGTTCATCttccctataaaatataaaagtaaaatcattacaataatttaaatatatattttgtaataacttaCTCTATACTATAATGCCCATGGGCTAGTGTGTGTATTTTGTCATCTAACACCACTCTCTTATCGTCATAATTGTTGTACGTTAACTTCTTTGTTTTTAACGTAACCAGTTGGTGGTTAAACGACCTGATCGATACATTCTCCTTGTACGCCTCTAATCCTTCTTCCCCAAACAAACACTTTTTATGGTCCTCAAGAGTCATGTGGTTTTTAACCACATGAGCTCTGATACCCTTCGCCTTAATTTtttctcctcctcctcctcctacTATGTCATTTACAACCTCATCCTCTGGACCAGCATATACATTAAACGCGTATGACTTGGCCCTCAACGCAACAAACTCTGTAATAACATTACCATCCACCTCATCGGAAAAGAGTCCCCGACTCCTTCTTTCTGCTTGCCACATAACACGGATGGTCAGTGGGCAAGTTAGCAGTGTCCATCCGGTCCAGCAGATTATAATTAGCAGCCAAGTCTACATACAAATCTTgggtttcaatataatatatcaaagaatctagaaaaataatgttaaattaatatattatacacatgagTATAGTTTTAGTATATTTACCTGTGTCAgtgtacattaatttaattttgtctccATAGTGCCTCTGCATGACATCATAATGGTACTCATACATTTTCGTCTTGGATATGTCCAGCACAGCGAAtcctgtaaaaaataaatgtgataataaatgataaaaatataatttaaaaaagtatatttaccaatatatataggtttatcaaatttaataattttgttctcCAGTGCGACCGCGTTCAGGTCCTCATTGTAATTAGTACAATACTTGAATGTGCTCTTATTTATTAACTTCTGTAACCTCTTTTCGCATGACACCAACTCCATCTTCATCTCTTTCCTCTTCGATTGCATAGTCTTCcctagaaaattaaaatgttggtaaatagtatagtaaatagtataaagTAACATACCAAATACAGCATTGTTCATCAGCTTAAAAAAGTCTTTCTCAAAATCGTTCTTAGCCTTCTTCCTCATCTCTGtgtttaacttaatatatttagccAGCCAATCTGACTGGTTAAACTGAATAACTCTGTGcacctataaaaaataagagaaatgttaaaaatctgtttaaaaccatataaa
This genomic window from Metopolophium dirhodum isolate CAU chromosome 1, ASM1992520v1, whole genome shotgun sequence contains:
- the LOC132948180 gene encoding LOW QUALITY PROTEIN: uncharacterized protein LOC132948180 (The sequence of the model RefSeq protein was modified relative to this genomic sequence to represent the inferred CDS: deleted 1 base in 1 codon), translating into MSQYMPYGGFNWVQPTLNGLDDLDDTSPIGRVYEVDVSYPRHLHNGHNDLPFQPQNSVPRGSKVRKLMATFEKKENYIIHYRNLQQAIKNGLIVEKVHRVIQFNQSDWLAKYIKLNTEMRKKAKNDFEKDFFKLMNNAVFGKTMQSKRKEMKMELVSCEKRLQKLINKSTFKYCTNYNEDLNAVALENKIIKFDKPIYIGFAVLDISKTKMYEYHYDVMQRHYGDKIKLMYTDTDSLIYYIETQDLYVDLAANYNLLDRMDTANLPTDHPCYVASRKKSRGLFSDEVDGNVITEFVALRAKSYAFNVYAGPEDEVVNDIVGGGGGEKIKAKGIRAHVVKNHMTLEDHKKCLFGEEGLEAYKENVSIRSFNHQLVTLKTKKLTYNNYDDKRVVLDDKIHTLAHGHYSIEEDEPEDEWSELDYEVDDIGRRWSKLDKEFMRELLCYTTK